The DNA region CGTGCCAGAGCGGGGAGATCCAGCCGATCCACTGCAGCCACAGCGGCAGGGTGGCCAGCGGGAAGAAGGTGCCCGAGAACAGGAACATCGGCATGAAGAGGAACCGCTGGACCAGCGCGAACTGGCCCTTGTCCTCCTGGACGGATGCCGCGTAGGCCATCAGCGGGACCCCGAAGGCGAGCCCGGCCAGGATCGCCACGAACACCGACAGCCACCCGGTCGCGGCATCCGGAATCGCCTGGAACAGATACAGGAAAGCCGTGTACGCGACAGCGACCACGACCATCCGCGCCGTCGCACCGAGCACGACGCCGGTCGCGATCTGCGCGGAGGACAGCGGCGAAGCGCTGAACCCGAAGAAGTAGCGACGCCACTTGAACCCGGCCATCACCGGATAGGTGAACTCCTCGGTGGCCACCGAGATGGTCGCCGTCATCAGCAGCGCCGGGGCGACGAAGACGAGGTAGGACACCTCCACGCCGCCGTCCTGGATGTTCGCCTGGATGAGCGCCGCCAGCCCCACCGCCAGTCCGAGCAGGTACAGGATCGGCTGCCCCAGCGCGCCCACGATGATCGTCCAGCCGTAGGCGCGCATCGCCCGGACCATGTGCTCGGTCACGTACCACGCGCCGAAGGCACGCGGCTTGCGGCCCCACTGCATGGCCTCCGCGCGCAGCTCCTCGAGCGACGGCTGCGCCAGCACCGCGGGCTCCGAGGTTCGGGACGAGCGGACCGGCTCGGGCAGCTCGTCGGACGGCCGGGTCATTCGATCAGCGACCTTCCGGTGAGCCGGAGGAACACGTCCTCGAGGCTGGACCTGCGCACCAGCGACGTGACCGGCTGCAGCCCGCGCTCGGTGACGCGCTCCAGGGCGGCCTCGCCGTTGTCGGTGTAGATCAGCACGCGGTCGGGCAGGACCTCCACCCGCTCGCCGATCCCCTGCAGCTGCGGCTCGACCTGCTGGTTGCGCTCCGAGCCGAACCGCACCTCCAGCACCTCACGGCTGGAGTGTCGGCGGATCAGTGCGGATGGCGTCCCCTCCGCCATGATCCTGCCCTTGTCGACCACGACCAGGCGGTCGCAGAGCTGCTCCGCCTCGTCCATGTAGTGCGTGGTCAGCACGAGCGTGGTGCCGCGCTCCTTCAGCCGGAACAGACGGTCCCACAGCACGTGCCGCGCCTGCGGGTCAAGGCCCGTGGTGGGCTCGTCAAGCAGCAGGATGCGGGGGTCGTTGATCAGGCCGCGAGCGATCGTGAGACGCCGCTTCATCCCCCCGGAGAGCTGATCCACCTTGCTCTTGGCCTTGTCCTCCAGGGCCGCGAAGGCGAGCAGCTCATCGGCCTTCTGGGCGCACACGGCACCGGGCAGGCCGAAGTAGCGTCCATAGATGTACAGGTTCTCGCGCGCGTTCAGCTCCGCGTCCAGGTTGTCCTGCTGCGGCACCACCCCCAGGCGCGAGCGGATCTCGGGACCGTACTGGTCCGGGTCCAGGCCGAGGATGCTCAGCCGGCCGCTGGTGCGGGTGGAGACGGCCCCGATCATCTTCATCGTGGTGGACTTGCCGGCTCCGTTGGGTCCGAGCAGCCCGAACGACTCCCCCGCTGCGACCTCGAACGAGAGCCCGTCCACCGCGAGGAAGTCGGGCTTGCCCTTCAGCTTGTAGGACTTGACGAGCTCGGACGCGGCGATGACGGGCGCTGGCACCGCACCACCCTAACGCCCGCGTCGGACGTTCTGCGCGACCGCCCGCGTGGCACGTTCGGCCGATCAGGTCGTGACAGGGGGCGGCACGCGATGCCCGGCCTGACCCAGCGCGTTGCGGCACCGGCGCAGGTAGTCGGCGAACTGCACGCGCTCCTGCTCGGACAGGTCCGACACCAGCAGTTCCTCGAGCTCGTCCACCTGAGGCGCGAGCCCGGCGACCGCATCGGCTCCACTTTCGGTGAGATACAGCAGGATCCGCCGGCCGTGCTGGGGGTCGTGCTCCCTGCGCACCAGACCCGCTTCCAGCAGGGGGTCCACCGTCGCCGCCATCGTCTGAGCGCGCACGAACGAGCGGCGCGCCAGCTCGGAGCTGGTGATGCCGGGACGCCGGGCGAGCACGGTCATCGCCGTGTACTGAGCCGCCGTCATCCCCGCGCTCGCACACGCCTCGTAGAAGCGCGGCCGCAGCGCGAGGTCGAGCTGCTTGATCACGTAGATGAGATTCCCCTGCCGATCCATGCTCTTCCTCTCCCAGGTGCGGTTCAGGCTAACGCAGGCGAAGTGACAAGTGGGGCAGTTTCAGGTAACCTGACATAAACAGGGGCGCGGCCGTGCCCGTGGATCGACGTGTTCGAAGGAGAATGCCCATGCAGGAGGCCGTCGCACTCTCGACCGCCATTGAGGATCTCGCGACTCTGCGGGGCACGGCCTTCGGGCCGTCGTCGTGGCGAGAGATCACTCAGGACGAGGTCGATCTGTTCGCCCGGGTGTCCGGGGATCACAACCCCATCCACCTGGACGCCGAGTTCGCCGCATCCACGCCGTTCGGCACCCGGATCGCACACGGTCTGCTCACCTTGAGCCTCGTGGTGCCGCTCATGGCCGAGGTGTTCGAGGTCACCGGCGCCGGAATGGGCATCAACTACGGGCTGAACAAGGTCCGCTTCCCCGCGCCGGTTCCGGTCGGATCCCGCATCCGCGTGCACGGAGTGGTCTCCGAGGTCACCGAGGTCGCCGGCGGCTGGCAGATCGAAGTACCCGTCACCTTCGAGATCGAGAATTCCGTCAAACCCGCCTGCGTGGCCGAATTCGTGCTGAGGTACTACCGATGAGCCAGAACACTCCCGACGACATCCGCCTGGACGGTCGCGTCGCGATCGTCACCGGAAGCGGCCGGAGCCTCGGTCGCGCCTACGCCGAAGCGCTGGCCGCGGCCGGCGCCGCCGTCGTGGTCAACGATGTCGACCCGACCACGGCCGCCGAGACGGTGACGGCGATCACCGACGCGGGCGGACGTGCCGTCGCGGTCGTCGCCCCGGTCGGGCCCGCCTCGACCGCAGACGCCCTGGTGGATGCCGCACTGACCAACTTCGGGCGGCTGGACATCCTCGTCGCCAACGCGGGGGTGCTCCGCGACCGCGTGCTGTGGAAGATGGGCGATGATGACTTCGACGCCGTCGTGGACACCCACCTGCGCGGCACGTTCACGTGCGGTCGCGCCGCCGCGATCGCGATGCGCGCACAGGCCGAGGGCGGGCGGATCATCCTCATCGGGTCGCCCGCCGGCCAGTACGGCAGCTTCGGCCAGACCAACTACGCGGCCGTCAAGGCAGGGCTGGTCGCCATGGCACGCACCTGGTCGCTCGAACTCGGGCGTGCCGGCATCACGGCCAACGCGGTCATCCCCACCGCCCTGTCGCCGATGACCGCGACGATCCCGGCCTACACGGCGGTGTACGAGGACTTCGTGGCCGGCCGGCCGATCCCCACGGAGTTCCGCCGCGACCACGCCCTGGGCTCCCCCGAGGACGTCGCGCCGCTGATCGTGTGGCTGGCATCCGAGCTGTCCGCAGATGTGACCGGGCAGGCCATCGGCATCGGCGGCGACCGGATCACCCTCTACTCGCACCCGAGCTCGCTGCGGACGGTCGATTCCGACGGAGGCTGGAGTGCGGCCGGCATCGACGCCGCCTGGCGTTCCGAGCTGGCGGCGCTCGCGCAGCCGTCCGGTCCACCGTCACGGGACTGAGGCCGCCGATGAAAGGTCACTACAGCGACGTGTGGCAGGCCGTGGCGGCCGAGCTGCCGGATCGACCGGCGATCGCCACCCGCGAGACCACCATGTCGTATCGCGATTTCGCCAGGGATGCCGGCGCGTTCGCGACGCGCCTCCAGGACGCCGGGATACGCCCCGGCGACGCGGTCGCGATCCTGATGTACAACCGTCCGGAGTACCTCGTCGCGCTGTTCGCCTGCTTCGCGACCGGCATCGCTCCGGTGCCGATCAACTACCGCTACCGCGCCACGGAGGTCGCCGAGCTGCTGCAGGACTCGCAGGCCGCGGCGCTGCTGTTCCCGACCTCGCTCACCGAGGTCGCCGCGGCGGCGGTCGCCGATGCGGCGAGCACGCCGTTGCTGATCCAGGTCGATGACGGTGGCCCTCGACTCGAGGGCGCGCTGGTGTACTCCGAGATCGTCGCCGGGGCCGGGCAGCTGCCGCCGACGCCGCCCGAGGGTGGGGAGCTGCGCCTCTACACCGGCGGGACGACGGGCCGGCCGCGCGCGGTGGTGTGGGGCACGCAGGACATCCTCGAGGTGCAGCTGTACTCCATCTACGCCTCCTCCGGGCTGGCGGCGCCCGACACGATGGCCGATGTCGTGCGGGTGGCGGCGGATCCGACAACGCCCAGGGTCGCGACACTTCCGCTGGCGCCGTTCATGCACGGCACCGCCCTGTTCACCTCGATGAACACGCTGGTGCTGGGTGGGACCGTGATCATCCACGCCTCGCCTCGACTGGACGCCGATGAGGCGGTCCGCCTCGCGGTGGACAAGGGCGCCACCCGGGTGATCGTCGCCGGCGACGCGGTCGCGCTCCCCCTTGTGGAGGCGGCGGAGCGGGCCGGTGTGACGCGACTGGGCGATGTGGATTCGGTCATCAGCTCCGGGATGCGCTTCAGCGACGCGACGAAGGAACGGTTGCACCGGCTCGGCGACATCTCGATCATCGACCTGCTCGCCTCGACCGAGGGCGGCCCCTTCGCCGTCAGCGTCACCGCACGGTCGGAGGATCTTCCGGGCCGCCTGCGGATGCTCCCGGGTGCGGTCGTGCTCGACGAACAGCTGCGCGAAGTGCAGGACACGGTCGGCGCCCGCGGCGTCCTGGCATTCCGGGGAACGCTGCCCAAGGGCTACTTCGGCGATGAGGAGAAGTCCCGCGCGACCTTCCCGGAGATCCGCGGCGTTCGTCATGTGATGCCCGGCGACTGGGTCGAGGTTCTCGACGACGGCTGCGTGGAGCTGCTCGGACGTGGCAGCTCGGTGGTCAACACCGGCGGCGAGAAGGTGTATCCGGTGGAGGTGGAGGATGCGCTGCTGGCCCACCCGTCCGTCGCCGACGCCATCGTCTTCGGACTTCCGGACGCACGATTCGGTGAAGCGCTGACGGCGATCGTGGTGCCGACCGACGGAGCCGTCGTGACGGAGGCGGACCTGCGCGCACACGTGGAACCGCTGCTCGCCGGCTACAAGAAGCCGCGTCGGATCCTGGTGCGCCCGAGCCTGGAGCGCAGCCCGCACGGCAAGATCGACATGGCCCGGCTGAAGCAAGACGCCGCCGGAGAGCTCGCGGCACAGGACGGCTGACCGCCTGCCACGCCGCTTTCCGCGCCCGAGCGTGCCCCGTCCGATCCGTCGGACGGGGCACGCTCGTCTGTCCCTGCGGCGCACCACGGCGGGTGTCAACATCTATTGACATGTCCGCATGCGTCAACTATTGTTGACGCGGATGCCGTGGCCGCGGCATCCGGAATCCGAAGGACGAAGCGCATGAATGGCAACGACATCCGGACTCTGATCGGGTCGGTGCCCGAGGGTGCGCCCATCGCGGAGTTGCACCGGCTCGCCGCTGTGCGTCGCGAGATCGCTCGCGCCGAGGAGGTCCAGGTCCGACGAGCGCGGAACCTCGGCTACTCCTGGCAGGCGATCGCGGCCGCCCTCGGCGTGAGCCGCCAGGCCGTCCACAAGAAGTACGGTCGTACGTGACCCCCGAAGGAACCAGAGGTGCAACTGTGTCCGTAGAACGCACGGCCGTGGACCCCACGCCGTCCGATGCCGAGCCGGTCCCGGCCCCTCCTGCGCACGAGCCGGCGGCGACCGCACGTCGGCGCGGGCGCAAGGTTCCCGCGGGTCCGCGGGCGAGCTTCCGCCAGCTCCTGCCGTTCATCTTCGAGCACAAGAGCGTGCTCGTGCTGGTCGCCGTGCTCAGCGTGCTGGGTGCCCTCGCGACCCTCGCCCAGCCGGTGCTGGTCGGGCAGGTCATCGAACGCGTGCAACAGGAGGAGAGCCTCGGCGCCCTGGTGTGGACGCTGATCGCGCTCGTGGTCGCGTCATCGGTGATCTCCGGGTACCAGCACTACCTGCTGCAGCGGACGGGCACCGCCGTGGTGTACTCCAGTCGCCGCAAGCTCATCTCGCGCATCCTGCACCTGCCGATCAGCGAGTTCGACGCGCGCCGCACCGGCGACCTCGTCTCGCGCGTCGGCACGGACACGACGCTGCTGTACGCCGTGCTGACGCAGGGGCTGGCCGACGCGGTGGGCAACTCGCTCATCTTCGTCGGCGCACTGGTGGCGATGGCGATCATCGACCCCATCCTGCTGCTGCTGATCGTGGTGGTCATCGGCGTCTCGGTGGTGGTGGTGGTGCTGCTCAGCGGCAGGATCCGCACGGCATCCACCGAGCAGCAGGCCAAGGTCGGCGAACTCGCCTCCGGCGTCGAGCGCGCCGTCGGCTCGATCCGCACCGTGCGCGCGGCGGGCGCGACTGAGCGCGAGGTCACGGCGGTGTCCGCCCTCGCAACGGACGCCTACGCGGTGGGGGTGCGCATCGCGAAGGTCTCGGCGCTGGTGGTGCCGGTCGCCGGCATCGCGCTGCAGGTCTCGCTGCTGGCCGTGCTCGGGGTGGGCGGTTTCCGCGTCGCCTCGGGCGCGATCAGCGTCGCCAGCCTGGTGACCTTCATCATCTTCCTGTTCCTGCTCATCGCTCCGCTGGGGTCCACGTTCGGGGCGATCACCTCGGTCAACCAGGCCCTGGGGGCGCTCGGGCGGATCCAGGAGGTGCTCGACCTGCCCACCGAGGAAGAGGGGGATGCCGCGCTGGCCGCCACCCTCGGGTCAGCCCACGTGGCCGATCCTGCACTCGAGACGGCGAGGGTCGCCGCATCGCCGGCCATCGCGTTCCGGGATGTCCGGTTCCGCTATCCCGACGCCGTCGTCGCCGCCCGGGAGGCGGCCACGGCGGAGGCGCGCGCCGTGCTGGAGCAGGTGCATCTGGAGCGGGCCCCCTCGGATGGGACCGACCAGCAGGACCGCGATGTGCTGCGCGGCGTGACCTTCGAGGTGCCCCGGGGTGCGCGCGTCGCCCTGGTCGGTCCGAGCGGGGCGGGCAAGAGCACGGTCCTCTCGCTGATCGAGCGGTTCTACGACCCGACCGGCGGCGCGATCGAGTTGGACGGTCGCGACATCCGGTCCCTGGCACGCGCCGAGCTGCGCGCGCAGTTCGGATACGTCGAGCAGGATGCCCCGACCCTCGCCGGCACGATCGCCGACAACCTGCGGCTCGGCTCGCCGGACGCCTCCGATGCCGCGTGCGAGCGGGTGCTGCACGCCGTGAACCTCACCGAGGTGCTGGAACGAAACCCCCTGGGCCTGCAGGCGCCGGTCGGCGAGGGCGGCGTGATGCTCTCCGGCGGCGAGCGCCAGCGTCTGGCGATCGCGCGGGCGCTCCTGGCCGCTCCGCCGATCCTGCTCCTGGATGAGTCGACGTCCTCGCTCGACGGCGTCAACGAGCAGCGGATGCGCGACGCCATCGACGCGGTCGCGACCGGCCGGACGCTGATCGTGATCGCGCACCGGCTCTCCACCGTGGTAGACAGCGACCTGATCCTGGTTCTGGACCACGGCCAGGTCATCGGGCAGGGCACGCACTCGGAGCTCGTGGTCTCGACGCCGCTGTATCGGGACCTGGCCAAGCACCAGCTGCTGGTCTAGCCGCCCCGCGCGGGCGCGAACCCCCGGCATCCCCCGCTCCCCTGTCACAACACGCCGAGGCCACTCGCAGATCGCGCCAGGCGAGCAGAGAGGGCAGCGGGGGCGAGCAGGGAGGGCAGCGGGGGCGGGCAGCCGGGAAGGGGCAGGGCAGGGCGGGTCGCGCGGCGACCGCGGATCAGGCGCGCTGGAGGCGGTACCGCAGAGCGGACAGCTCCGCCTGCAGCGGCGCGGGGATGCGCCCGCCGAAGGTGCCGTAGAACTCCTCGGTCAGGTCGGCCTCGCGCAGCCACGAGGCCGGGTCGATCGCGAACAGCGCGTCGAGATCCTCCTGGGGCACGTCGATGCCATCGAGATTCAGGTCCTCGGTGCGCGGCAGCCGCCCGATCGGACTGTCCACGGCGGGCACCGAACCGTCGATGCGGCGGATGATCCAGTCGATCACCCGCGCGTTGTCGCCGAACCCGGGCCACAGGAAGCGCCCGTCCGAGCCCTTGCGGAACCAGTTCACCTGGAAGATGCGCGGCGCGCGGTCGAACCGGAGCTTCTGACCGACCTTCAGCCAGTGTCCGAAGTAGTCGGCCATGTTGTAGCCGCAGAACGGCAACATCGCGAACGGGTCGCGGCGCAACTCCCCGACGGTGCCCTCGGCGGCGGCGGTGCGCTCCGAGGAGATGTTCGAGCCCATGAACACACCGTGCGTCCAGTCGGTCGCCTCGACCACCAGCGGAACGTTGGTGGCGCGACGTCCGCCGAACAGGATCGCATCCAGCGGAACGCCTTCGGGCGCCTCCCAGTCCTCGGCGATCTGCGGGCACTGCCCGGCGCCCACGGTGAACCGCGAGTTCGGGTGCGCCGCGGGGCGGCCCGAATCCGGGGTCCACGCGTTGCCCTCCCAGTCGATCAGCTGTGCGGGCGGCTCGTCCGTGAGTCCTTCCCACCACACGTCGCCGTCGGGACGCAGCGCGACGTTGGTGAAGATCGTGTTGCCCCACAGCGTCTCGACCGCGGTGACGTTGGTGGACTCGCCGGTGCCGGGAGCCACACCGAAGAAGCCGGACTCCGGGTTGATCGCCCACAGGCGTCCGTCCTCGCCGGGGCGCAGCCACGCGATGTCGTCGCCGAGAGTCTCCACCCGCCATCCCGGAATGGTCGGGCGCAGCATCGCGAGGTTGGTCTTTCCGCACGCCGAGGGGAATGCCGCCGCGACATGGTAGGCGCGCCCGGCCGGATCGATCACCCGGATCAGGAGCATGTGCTCGGCGAGCCATCCCTCGTCGCGGCCGATCACGGACGCGATGCGCAGGGCGAAGCACTTCTTGGCCAGGATCGCGTTGCCGCCGTATCCCGACCCGTACGACCACACCTCGAGCGTCTCCGGGAAGTGCACGATGTACTTCTCGTCGTTGCACGGCCACGCCACGTCCTGCTCGCCGGGCGCAAGCGGCGCCCCGACCGAGTGGACCGTCTTGACCCAGTGCGCGCCGTCCGCGATCTGGCGCAGGACGTCGGTGCCGACGCGGGTCATGATGCCGATGGAGGTCACGGCGTAGGGGCTGTCGGTGACCTGCACGCCGATGTGCGACAGCGGTCCGCCGACGGGGCCCATCGAGAACGGCACGACGTACATGGTGCGTCCGCGCATGCTGCCGGCGAAGATGTCCTGCAGTGTGGAGCGGATCTCGGCGGGCTGGATCCAGTTGTTGGTGGGGCCGGCGTCCTGTTCGCGCTCGGAGGCGATGTACGTACGGCCCTCCGTGCGGGCGACATCGCTCGGGTGCGAGCGCGCCAGGTACGAGCCCGGCCGCCATTCCGGGTTCAGCTTGATGATCTTGCCCTCGTCGACCATCTCGCGCAGCAGCGCGTCGTTCTCGGCGCGCGAGCCGTCGACCCAGTGGATGCTGTCGGGCTGGGTGAGCGCGGCGATCCGATCGACCCAGGCGATGAGGTCCGCCATGCCGGCGCCGTCGATCGCCGGCCGCTTGCCGAACTCCGTGCGCTCCGGGGCGGACCCGCGAGTCGTGCGCGGTGCGGGGCGGGTGAAGATGTCGGCAAGTGCCATGGTTGCTCCTCTTCGATCGTCAGATCGGTGTTCTTCCTCCACTATGCAAGGGATCCCTAGGATTTTCAGCCCCTTTGGGAATCAAGAAAGCGCATTCTTTCAGTATCATCAAAGAATGCCCCCGACCTCTCTGGAACTGTCCACGCTGGGTCACCGCATCCGCCACCAGCGCGTGTCACGCGGCTTGACGCTGGACGAACTGGGCGAACTGGTCGGGGTGGCCGGCAGCCAGCTGAGCCTGATCGAGAACGGCAAGCGGGAGCCGAAGCTGTCGCTTCTGCAGGCGATCGCGACGGCGACCGGCGTCGAGGTGACTGACCTGCTCTCCACGGAGCCGCCGAACCGGCGGGCAGCGCTGGAGATCGAGTTGGCCCGCGCGCAGTCCAGCTCGATCTTCCGGCAGCTGGGGATTCCGGCCGTCAAGGTGACCAAGGGCATCCCGGATGAGACGATCGAATCCATCCTGGGTCTGCACCGCGAGCTGCAGCGTCGCGAGCGCGAGGCGATCGCCACTCCGGAGGAGGCGCGCCGGGCGAACACCGAACTGCGGCTGCGCATGCGCGAGGGAGACAACTACCTGCCCGAGATCGAGCAGCTTGCCGAGAAGCAGCTCAAGGCCGCAGGGCATGTGTCCGGAGCCCTCACCCACCGCACGGTCAGCATCATGGCCGAGCAGCTCGGCTTCGAACTGCTCTACGTCAACGACCTCCCGCACTCGGCGCGCTCGGTCACCGATCTCGAGCACGGCCGCATCTATCTGCCGCCCGCCTCCATCCCCGGCGGGCACGGACTGCGCTCGATGGCGCTGCAGGCCATGGCGCATCGGCTTCTGGGGCATCAGCGCCCCACCGACTACGCCGATTTCCTGGAGCAGCGGCTGGAGATCAACTATTTCGCCGCGTGCGCGCTGATGCCCGAGACGGCCTCGGTCGCCTTCCTCGCCCAGGCCAAGAAGGACCGCAATCTCGCGGTCGAGGACTTCCGCGATGCATTCGGTGTGACCCACGAAGCCGCCGGGATGCGCCTGACCAACCTGCTCACCCGGCATCTCGGCATCCCGCTGCATTTCCTCCGGGTCGACGGGTCGGGTGCGATCTCGCGCGTCTACGAGAATGACGGCCTGCCGCTTCCCCACGATGTGACGGGGTCGGTGGAAGGGCAGATCGTCTGCCGCAAGTGGTCGGCGCGTGCGGCGTTCTCCGAGCACAATCGCACGACCGAGCACTATCAGTACACGGACACTCCGGCGGGTACGTTCTGGTGCTCGTCCCAGACCGGCTCGACCGCCGACGGGGACTTCTCCATCACGGTGGGGGTGCCCTTCGATGACGCGAGGTGGTTCCGGGGCCGCGAGACGCAGAAGCGGGCGACCTCGACCTGTCCGGACGAGTCGTGCTGCCGCCGGCCCGCAGCCGATGTCGCCGAGCGCTGGCAGGGCAAGGCCTGGCCGAGTGCTCGCGTGCACATGCAGATGTTCTCGCCGCTGCCGCGGGGCGCGTTTCCGGGCGTGGACGACAACGAGGTCTACGCGTTCCTTGACCGGCACGCGCAGGGCTGAGATCAGTCCCGGTGCGGGCGGCCTGCCGCACGCACCGGCCCGACGCGGCAGTCAGCGGATCAGGCCGTGATGAAGGCCCGGTACCGATCCAGTGCGGCGGCCACCTCGGCCTCGGATGCCGCAGCCGGCGCGAACAGCTCGGGCAACGGCGCGTCCGCGTGCCGGCCGACGGCCACCGAGTGCGTCCACACTCCGACGATGCGCCCGCGCACGAGCAGGATCGGCCGCACGATGCCGTTCATGCTGGGGCCGATCCGGGAGAGGAACTCCGGCGCACACGGCACAGTCCGGTCCGCGTAGGAGAGGTAGTACTCCTCAAACGGCGGCAGCGCCAACACGTCGTGAACCGCGGAGCTGCGCCGCGGCGGCGGGCCGGCGGCCACGTACATGGGCTCGGTGTCGCCCGAGACGATGGACAGGCGCTCGGATGCCGCATCCGCCGCCGCCCGCGCCGCCCCCAGCGGCAGACCCGACCACCAGGCGAAATCCCGTGCACCGGCCGGGCCGTGCGAGCCGATGAAGCGGGCGAACAGTTCGGCGGGCGGATCGGCCGGGGACGCGGCATCCCGGACCCATTCGTCGGTGCGGACCACGTACTGCTCGCGCGTCGGCCCGCCCGCGCGGGGTACGACCGGCCCCTGGCAGATGAGGGCGCGCAGCGAGAGTGCGACGAGCAGGTGGTACCCCCGCTGCGCGGCGGTGCTGATGCCGGCGCCCTCCAGGACGGCGAAGAGCTCCTTGCGGGTGAGGCGGTTGCCGCCGCGCAGTGCGTCGAGAGCGACACGTTCGGCCTTGGCGAGCTCGTCGGCGTCGATCCCCTCCGCACGATGGGTGGCCGCGGCGGCGCGATGCTGGCGCTCCCCCGTCACCGACAGCACCCAGGCGAGATCCCGTGCGGGAATGGCGTGGATCGTGCCGCGCATCGTCCACGACCGCACGATCTGACCGCGGTCGAACGCGGCATCCGCGTCACGGACGGTGAGGGCTCCCCTCGTCCGCGCCGCGAGAGCCCATCGGCCGCCCCAGAACTCCTGGGCCTGCGTGGCGAGCATGTGCTCCGCGGCGGCGGCGATGCTCGGGGCGGGCGCGGTGAGCCGGTGCGAGCGCAGCCGCCGCTCGATGAGCCGGGACCTGTTCACGCTTGCATTCTGCCGCGCCCGGCGGACAGCAGGCGTCCGCCGGGCGCGGGATTCGCCCGGTTTCGGTCAATACGGGTTGGCCGTCAGCGTGTACTTGGTCTGCAGGTACTCGTGGATGCCTTCGGCGCCGCCCTCACGCCCGAGGCCGGACATCTTCCAGCCCCCGAACGGTGCGGCTGCGTTAGAGACGACGCCCACGTTCAGGCCCATCATCCCGGTCTCCAGCCGATCGATCATGCGCTGCCCGCGGGCGAGGTTCTCGGTGAAGACGTAGGAGACCAGCCCGTACTCGGTGTCGTTGGCCAGCCGCACCGCGTCGTCCTCGGTGTCGAACGGCACGATCGCCAGCACCGGCCCGAAGATCTCCTCGCGGAGGATGTCGCTGCCCGGCTGGACGTCGGTGACGACGGTGGGTTCGTAGAAGGTGCCCGGTCCGTCGATCGCACTGCCGCCGGTGCGGATCTGCGCGCCGCGCTGGACGGCATCGCCGACCAGCTGCTCGGCCTTGGCGACCGCGCGGTCATCGATCAGCGGGCCG from Microbacterium sp. zg-B185 includes:
- a CDS encoding winged helix DNA-binding domain-containing protein; protein product: MNRSRLIERRLRSHRLTAPAPSIAAAAEHMLATQAQEFWGGRWALAARTRGALTVRDADAAFDRGQIVRSWTMRGTIHAIPARDLAWVLSVTGERQHRAAAATHRAEGIDADELAKAERVALDALRGGNRLTRKELFAVLEGAGISTAAQRGYHLLVALSLRALICQGPVVPRAGGPTREQYVVRTDEWVRDAASPADPPAELFARFIGSHGPAGARDFAWWSGLPLGAARAAADAASERLSIVSGDTEPMYVAAGPPPRRSSAVHDVLALPPFEEYYLSYADRTVPCAPEFLSRIGPSMNGIVRPILLVRGRIVGVWTHSVAVGRHADAPLPELFAPAAASEAEVAAALDRYRAFITA
- a CDS encoding phosphoenolpyruvate carboxykinase (GTP) produces the protein MALADIFTRPAPRTTRGSAPERTEFGKRPAIDGAGMADLIAWVDRIAALTQPDSIHWVDGSRAENDALLREMVDEGKIIKLNPEWRPGSYLARSHPSDVARTEGRTYIASEREQDAGPTNNWIQPAEIRSTLQDIFAGSMRGRTMYVVPFSMGPVGGPLSHIGVQVTDSPYAVTSIGIMTRVGTDVLRQIADGAHWVKTVHSVGAPLAPGEQDVAWPCNDEKYIVHFPETLEVWSYGSGYGGNAILAKKCFALRIASVIGRDEGWLAEHMLLIRVIDPAGRAYHVAAAFPSACGKTNLAMLRPTIPGWRVETLGDDIAWLRPGEDGRLWAINPESGFFGVAPGTGESTNVTAVETLWGNTIFTNVALRPDGDVWWEGLTDEPPAQLIDWEGNAWTPDSGRPAAHPNSRFTVGAGQCPQIAEDWEAPEGVPLDAILFGGRRATNVPLVVEATDWTHGVFMGSNISSERTAAAEGTVGELRRDPFAMLPFCGYNMADYFGHWLKVGQKLRFDRAPRIFQVNWFRKGSDGRFLWPGFGDNARVIDWIIRRIDGSVPAVDSPIGRLPRTEDLNLDGIDVPQEDLDALFAIDPASWLREADLTEEFYGTFGGRIPAPLQAELSALRYRLQRA
- a CDS encoding helix-turn-helix transcriptional regulator, producing the protein MPPTSLELSTLGHRIRHQRVSRGLTLDELGELVGVAGSQLSLIENGKREPKLSLLQAIATATGVEVTDLLSTEPPNRRAALEIELARAQSSSIFRQLGIPAVKVTKGIPDETIESILGLHRELQRREREAIATPEEARRANTELRLRMREGDNYLPEIEQLAEKQLKAAGHVSGALTHRTVSIMAEQLGFELLYVNDLPHSARSVTDLEHGRIYLPPASIPGGHGLRSMALQAMAHRLLGHQRPTDYADFLEQRLEINYFAACALMPETASVAFLAQAKKDRNLAVEDFRDAFGVTHEAAGMRLTNLLTRHLGIPLHFLRVDGSGAISRVYENDGLPLPHDVTGSVEGQIVCRKWSARAAFSEHNRTTEHYQYTDTPAGTFWCSSQTGSTADGDFSITVGVPFDDARWFRGRETQKRATSTCPDESCCRRPAADVAERWQGKAWPSARVHMQMFSPLPRGAFPGVDDNEVYAFLDRHAQG